In Streptomyces sclerotialus, one genomic interval encodes:
- a CDS encoding DUF4383 domain-containing protein, producing the protein MAVGHALRGPFHHPRRRITLDEHLPVDHRLSRVYRFGAGLMGLVLVAFGILGLIDRIGFFDTGGDTVAGLNTNGALSVLSVVIGLLLFVGMVLGGNTASTLNAVLGVAFLLSGFVNLALLETGFNYLAFRLQNVLFSFVVGLLLLVFGMYGRVSGGLPHDNPYWRARHPDEVPRSSRLNPQQAALLRKAAREAQERELTSREHRARTARRHSREAGLRQKLARARRRGGA; encoded by the coding sequence ATGGCTGTCGGCCACGCCCTCCGCGGGCCTTTCCACCACCCCCGGCGGCGCATCACGCTCGATGAGCACCTGCCCGTCGACCACCGGCTGAGCAGGGTCTACCGGTTCGGTGCCGGACTGATGGGGCTGGTCCTCGTCGCCTTCGGCATCCTCGGCCTGATCGACCGGATCGGCTTCTTCGACACCGGCGGCGACACGGTGGCCGGGCTGAACACGAACGGCGCGCTGAGCGTGCTGTCCGTCGTCATCGGCCTGCTGCTCTTCGTGGGCATGGTGCTCGGCGGCAATACCGCCTCCACCCTGAACGCCGTGCTCGGCGTCGCCTTCCTGCTGAGCGGCTTCGTCAACCTGGCGTTGCTGGAGACGGGCTTCAACTACCTCGCCTTCCGCCTCCAGAACGTCCTGTTCAGCTTCGTGGTCGGGCTCCTGCTGCTGGTCTTCGGCATGTACGGCCGGGTCAGCGGCGGCCTGCCGCACGACAACCCGTACTGGCGCGCCCGGCACCCGGACGAGGTGCCCCGCTCCTCCCGCCTCAACCCCCAGCAGGCGGCGCTGCTGCGGAAGGCCGCGCGGGAGGCGCAGGAGCGGGAGCTCACGAGCCGGGAGCACCGCGCCCGTACGGCACGGCGGCACAGCCGGGAGGCGGGGCTCCGGCAGAAACTGGCACGCGCGCGGCGGCGTGGCGGCGCGTGA
- a CDS encoding bifunctional 4-hydroxy-2-oxoglutarate aldolase/2-dehydro-3-deoxy-phosphogluconate aldolase, whose protein sequence is MDFSAALRAGRLVAIIRGQDPEAAFRTVMALAEEGVRLVEVSLSGADALGVIRRARQELGPDAWLGAGTVTTAEDVARAAEAGANLAVTPGLGAGVDECVRRELPVVAGVLTPTEVIAARAAGATALKLFPASLGGPAYLKALRAPFPELPFVPVGGVDAAAARAYLAAGAVAVGVGSPLIGDAADGGDLAGLRRRAADFLEVCAEGAEGLA, encoded by the coding sequence ATGGACTTCAGCGCAGCGCTCCGGGCCGGGCGACTCGTCGCCATCATCCGCGGCCAGGACCCGGAGGCCGCCTTCCGTACGGTCATGGCCCTGGCCGAGGAGGGCGTACGGCTCGTCGAGGTCTCGCTCAGCGGCGCGGACGCGCTCGGTGTCATCCGGCGGGCGCGGCAGGAGCTGGGGCCTGACGCGTGGCTGGGCGCGGGTACGGTCACCACCGCCGAGGACGTCGCGCGGGCCGCCGAGGCCGGGGCGAACCTGGCGGTCACGCCGGGGCTGGGCGCGGGCGTCGACGAGTGCGTACGCCGTGAGCTGCCGGTGGTGGCCGGGGTGCTGACGCCGACCGAGGTGATCGCCGCGCGGGCCGCCGGGGCGACGGCCCTGAAGCTGTTCCCCGCCTCCCTCGGCGGTCCCGCGTACCTGAAGGCGCTGCGGGCGCCGTTCCCGGAGCTGCCGTTCGTGCCGGTGGGCGGCGTGGACGCGGCCGCTGCCCGTGCCTACCTGGCCGCGGGCGCGGTGGCGGTGGGCGTCGGCTCGCCGCTGATCGGGGACGCGGCGGACGGCGGCGACCTGGCCGGGCTGCGCCGCCGCGCCGCCGACTTCCTGGAGGTCTGCGCCGAGGGCGCGGAGGGGCTGGCGTGA